From the genome of Streptomyces sp. NBC_00523:
GGTGAGGAACGACGTACCGCGCGGGCAGAGCAGGTACTTGAAGCCGCCGGTGACCGTGTAGTCGAAGGCCCCCGCGTCGAGCGGCAGCCAGCCCGCGGACTGGGTGGCGTCCAGCAGGGTGCGGGCACCGTGGGCGGCCGCGGCGGCCCGGACCGCGTCCAGGCCGGCGCGGCGGCCGTCCGCCGACTGCACCGAGGAGAAGGCGACGAGCGCGGTGGACGGGCGCACGGCCTCGGCCAGCCCGTCCAGCGGCACGTAGCGCATGTCGAGGTCGCCGCGGATGGCGAACGGGCTGACGACGGAGCTGAACTCGCCCTCGGGGGCGAGCACTTCGGACCCCGGGGGCAGCGAGGCCGCGATCAGCCCGACGTGGGCGACGACCGAGCTGCCGACGGCGACCCGGTCGGCCCCGACGCCGACGAGGCGCGCGAAGCCGTCCCGGGCGCGGTCCACCGCCTCGAAGTCCCCCGAACCGTTGCGGCGGCCGGAGGCGCCCTCCTCGGCGAGGGTCTTCACCGCGTCGACGGTGCGACGGGGCAGCAGCCCGCAGGTGGAGGTGTTGAGGTAGGTGGTCTCGGGCGCGAACTCGGCGGCGACGGCACGGCTGAGCGGAGAGATCGTCATGCGTTCAGCGTGAACCTTCGCCGACCTGGGGTCAATTGACAAAAATTCACGGCCGACCCCAAGCGATGCTTATGCGTCCGGGTGCGCGGGCCGGGCTCGTGGGCCGGGCCAGCGGACCGGTGCGCGGGCCGCCGGGAACGGCCCGCGCGACGGGTCAGGCGTTCCGGGCCGCCGCTCCGGGGACCTCGCAGGCCCCCTCGGCGTCACAGGCCGCCGCGTCGGCGGCGGCGGTCACCGGGCGGTCCTTCCACGCCTGCTCCAGCGCCTGGGCGAAGACCTCGGCGGGCTGGCCGCCGGAGATGCCGTAGCGCCGGTCGAACACGAAGAACGGCACCGCGTTGGCGCCCAGCTCGGCCGCCTCCTGCTCGTCGGCGCGCACCTCGTCGGCGTACGCCTTCGGGTCGGCGAGCACCGCGCGCGCCTCCTCGGCGTCGAGCCCCGCCTCGACGGCCAGGTCCAGCAGGACCGCGTCGTCGAAGACGGACCGCTCCTCGGCGAAGTTGGCCCGGTAGGCGAGGGTCAGCAGCTCCTCCTGGCGGCCGCGGGCCTTGGCCAGGTGCAGCAGGCGGTGGATGTCGAACGTGCTGCCGTGGTCGCGGCCCTCGGTGAGGTAGCCGAGCCCTTCGGCCCGGGCGTTGGCGGCGACGTTGGCCTCCATCGAGCGGACCTCGTCGGGGGTGCGCCCGTACTTCCGCGCCAGCATGTCGGTGACCAGCTCGGTGTCCGCCTTGGCACGGCCGGGGTCGAGCTCGAAGGAGCGGTGGACCACCTCGACGTCGTCGCGGTGGGCGAAGCCCGCGAGGCCCTTCTCGAAGCGGGCCTTTCCGACATAGCACCAGGGGCAGGCGATGTCGCTCCAGATCTCGACGCGCATGACTCTTCTTCTCTCCGGACTCATCGATGACTGCGGCAGGGGCGGAGGCACCCTCCGCTCCCCGCCCAACGCATGGCGGGCCCGGGCCATTCCCGGGCCCGCACCCGGTGTGCTCAGCCTCTACCCGGCGCTTCCCGCACCGCGAGGCGCAGCACCAGATGGTCGCCGTGCCGGGGCGTCTCCGGGTCGGCGACCCAGCCGCAGGCCGAGTAGAACGCCTGGGCGCGCTTGTTGGGCTCGAAGACCTCCAGCCGGGCCCGCGTCACACCGCGCCGCTGCCAGTCGGCGACGCACGCGAGGTGCAGGGCGCTGCCGACGCCCTCGCGCCAGTGGGCCGGGGAGACGTGGAGCTGGGTGAGGTACGTCCAGCCGTCGCGCACGGAATGGGCGGCGATGCCGACGAGCGCGCCGTCCTCCTCGGCGACGAGCACGGTGGCGTCCTCCCGGTCCACCGCGCGGGCCCAGCCCTCCCGGCTCCGGCCGACCTCGGCCGGACCGGCGTACTCCTCCTCGGCGAGATGCCCGCTGTAGTAGGTGGCCCTGGCCTCGGTGTGCAGGGTGACTATCGCGTCCAGGTCGTCCTGCGTCGCTGTACGGATCATGGTGGGGAGGACGTACGGGCCGGGGCTCCGGTTCCGGTCAGAGGCCGAACCGCTCCCCCGCCCGCAGCGCCCGCACGACGACGGCCCCGGGCTCGTCCGCGCGCCGGACGAGGCGCACCTGCCCCGTCCCGGCCACCGTCGCCCGGCCGTCGGGCGCGACGGACAGCGTGGTGTTCTCGTCCAGGGCGAAGCCGCGTTCCGCGTCGCCCCGGGCCACCGCCGCGACGAGCCGGCCGAGCGTCCCCCAGGCGGAGGCGTGCACGTCGACGGTGTACGGGACGAGTCCCAGGCCGGTGCGGACCTCGATCTCCTCCAGGTCCTCCGCCGCGTCGTCCGGGCAGACCGGGACGCCCCGGTCCAGCCATCCCCCGACGAGCGCGTGATCCGCGGCGACGACGGCGCCGGCGGAGAAGCCCGCGTACGGCAGTCCGCGCTCCGCGACGGCCCGGGCCACGGCCTCGCGCGCGGGACCGAGGGCGGCCTGATAGGCAGGCGTCAGTCCACCGCCGACCAGCAGTCCGTCAAGGCCGGCCAGCGCCCCTGGGTCGAACACGCCGCCCTCCGGGACCAGGAGGGGGACCGGCCGGACGCCCGGTGCGACCCGGCGCAGCGCGGTGGCCCAGCGGGCGAACTGCTCGTGGCCGTCGCCCTCGTCGACGAGCAGGCAGCCCACGAGGCCCTCGTCCCCGGCCTCGGCGAGGAAGGGGCCGTGGACGAGCGGCGCGGCCTCCTCGTCCCAGCCACCACCGATCAGATGCACACCCATGACGCTCTCCGCCCCGTTTCCGGCCCGGCTCCCGGACCGTCGGGCAGGCTCTCACGGACGGGCGGCGGGCGGCAGGGAATTACCGCGCGTGCCGCCCGCCGCGTGCCGGGTCCGTCAGCTGCCGTCGCGGAGGTCCGCCAGGCCCTCCTCCCGGAAGGCGATCCGGTCGAAGGTCACCTCGCAGCCCTCGCCCGTGGGTGACTGGGCGAGGAAGCCGACGGACGCGGTGGCCGCCTGCTCCGGGGTGCCCAGGGTGAAGACGCGGACGAAGGTCCACTTCTCGCCGTCGGCCGAGGCGTGGAAGGCGAAGGCGTGTCCCGTACGGCTCAGGCGCAGCCAGTGGGTGTCGCCGTCCACGACGGAGGAGTTGACGTCGTCCGAGTGGCCCCGGGTGACCACCGTGCAGATGGTCGGGCGCTCCGGGGACAGCTCCAGGCAGAGCTTGGCCCACTCCCGGTCGCCGGTGTGGAGGTAGAGCACGCCCGCGTCGAAGGCGGCGGCGAAGCCCACCTTCACCCGGGCGACGAGCTGGAAGTCGCCCGCCGGGGCGGCGCCGAGGAGCCGGGGCGCGTCGCTCGCCGGTTCCAGGCCGTCGCCGCCCGGCGGGACGAAGCGGTCCTGGCGGGCGCCGGCGCGGCCGGTGAGCGTGCCGTTCTCGTACGTCCAGCCGCCCTCGGGGCCGTACGGCCGGAGCGCGAAGGGGAGTTCGGGGAGGTTCATGCGGGTCGTCCGTCCACGCGGCGGGGCAGGCCCAGCGGGTTGTCCTCGCGCAGCTCCGGCGGGAGGAGCGCTTCGGGGGTGGTCTGGTAGCTGACCGGGCGCAGCCAGCGCTCGATGGCGGTGGCGCCGACCGAGGTGGAGGTGGAGGTGGTGGCCGGGTAGGGGCCGCCGTGGTGCTGGGCGGGCGCGACGGCGACGCCGGTCGGCCAGCCGTTGACGAGGACCCGCCCGGCGAGCGGGGTGAGGGCGGCGAGGAGGTCCGCCGCGGCGCCCCCGGCCTCCTCGGTGGCGATGTGGAGGGTGGCGGTGAGGTTGCCCGGGAGGCGGGACAGGACGGCGGTGATCTCGTCCTCGGAGGTGTAGCGGGCGACGACGGTGACGGGGCCGAAGCACTCCTCCAGGAGCGCGTCGTGCGGGCCCTCGGCGGTGAGCTCACGGGCCGGGACGGTCAGGAAGCCGGCCGCGACGGTGTGCTCGCCGCCCGCGCCGGGGGTGACGGGCGCCTCGACCCCGGGGAGCGCGGCGCGCTCGGTGACCCCGGCGAGGAAGGCGTCGCGCATGCGGTGGTCGAGGAGGACCCCGGCCTCGGTGTCGCTGACGGCCTCGGTGAGCGCCTTGAGGAGGCGGTCGCCGCCCGCACCCTCGGGGACCAGGACGAATCCGGGCTTGGTGCAGAACTGTCCGGCGCCCATGGTCATCGAGCCGGCCAGGCCCGCGCCGATCTCCTCGCCGCGCTCGGCGGCGGCGGCCCCGGTGACGACGACGGGGTTGAGGGAGCCCAGCTCGCCGTGGAAGGGGATGGGCGCGGGGCGGGCGGCGGCCGCGTCGAACAGGGCGCGCCCGCCGCGCACCGAGCCGGTGAATCCGGCGGCGGCGACGAGCGGGTGCCGGACGAGGGCGACGCCCGCCTCGAAGCCGTGGACGAGGGTGACGACGTCCTCGGGCAGCCCGGTGCGCGCGGCGGCCCGGCGCAGGACCGAGGCGCAGAGCTCGGAGGTCGCCGGGTGGTCCGGGTGGGCCTTGACGACGACGGGGCAGCCGGCCGCGAGGGCGCTGGCGGTGTCGCCGCCGGGGACGGAGAAGGCGAGCGGGAAGTTGCTGGCCGCGTAGACCGCGACGACGCCGAGCGGGATCTTGTAGCGGCGCAGGTCGGGCCAGGGCGGGGTGCGGGTGGCGTCCGCGTGGTCGATGTGGATGTCGAGGAAGGCGCCCTCGTCCACGACCTCCGCGAAGGCCCGCAACTGGGCCGCGGTGCGCGCGAGTTCGCCGGTCAACCGGGCCGGGCCGAGGGCCGTCTCGGCGTCGGCGGCCTCGATGACGTGGTCCCCGGCCTCGGTGAGCAGTTCGGCGGCCGTGCGCAGGAACGCGGCGCGCATGGTGCGGTCGGCGAGGGAGCCGCGTACCGCGTGGGCGGCGCGGACCGCGCGGTCGACCTCCTCCGCTGTGGCCTCCACCGCAACCTGCTCGCGCGGGTTCCCGGTGCGGGGGTCGACGCTCCAGACTGGTGCTGCTGCCACCGTGTTTCCTTCCGCTCCACTGCCGCACATCAGAAGTCGTCCGGTATAAGCTGTTCGGTATTCTGAACAGCGTTCCTGAACGTGAATGTGAAGCGACTCTATTTCCGGGCGTTCGGTGTTGGCAAGAAGTCGCAGGGTTTCGTCGGCGGGGTGAAAGGGGCAGGGCGATGTCGGTTCCCGAGTCGGGTGGGGCGCAGGTCAAGTCCGCGGTACGGACGGTCGAACTGCTGGAGTACTTCGCGGGACGGCCCGGCATGCACTCGCTCGCCGCGGTCCAGGAGGCCGTCGGCTACCCGAAGTCCAGCCTCTACATGCTGCTGCGCACCCTGGTGGAGCTGGGCTGGGTGGAGACCGACGCGACGGGGACGCGGTACGGGATCGGCGTACGGGCCCTGCTGGTCGGCACCTCGTACATCGACGGCGACGAGGTCGTCGCCGCGGCCCGGCCCACGCTCGACCGGCTCTCCGACGACACCACGGAGACCATCCACCTGGCCCGGCTCGACGGCACCAACGTGGTCTACCTCGCCACCCGCCAGTCCCAGCACTATCTGCGCCCCTTCACCCGCGTCGGCCGCCGGCTGCCCGCGCACTCCACCTCGCTCGGCAAGGCGCTGCTCGCCACCTACAGCGACGAGCAGGTCCGCAAGATGCTGCCCGAGACGCTGCCCGCGCTCACCGAACACACCCTGACGGACCGGGAGAAGCTCATCGAGGAGCTGCACCAGATCCGTGAGCAGGGGTACGCGGTGGACCGCGAGGAGAACACCCTGGGTCTGCGCTGCTTCGGCGTCGCCGTCCCGTACCGCACCCCGGCCCGGGACGCCATCAGCTGCTCGGTGCCGGTCGCCAGGCTCACGCCCGCGCACGAACAGACGGTCAAGGACGCGCTGTTCGACGCGCGCGACCGACTGACGCTCGCCACCCGCAGGCTCTGAGCCCCCGGTCCGCCTCCCCCGCGCGGCGGAGGCGGATCGTCATCGGGCAGGACGTGCGGGGGTGTGCCGCCCGGCAGCGTGGGGGCCATGACAACCGTCTCCGCCCGCACCGCGCTGCGTACCGTCGCCATCGTCTCCTGCCTGCCCTACATCACGCTCAAGATCGCCTGGGTGGCGGGCAGCCGCGTCGGGATCCCGGACGGCAGTGAGCTGCTGGACCACCGCGCCCGGATGGCCGTCGCCAACGGCGGTTCGGTGCTGATGGACGGCGTGGTGGTGGTCCTGGCCCTGCTGCTCACCCGGCCCTGGGGGCTGCGGGTGCCCGCGTGGCTGCCGGCGCTACCGATGTGGACGGCGACCGGGCTGCTGCTGCCGATCATGACCGGCTACCCGGCGCAGCTGCTGGCCCGGGCGCTGGGCGGCGACACCGGCGGCGCGGAGGCCGCGGGCCGGCCGTTCCTGCGCGAGTGGGTGTTCGGCGTCGTCTACGGCGGCTTCATCCTCCAGGGCCTGTCGCTGGGCGCGCTGTTCGTGCTGTACGCCCGTGACCGCTGGGGCCACCTGTGGCGGGGCACCCTGGGCGAGCTGCCCGCGAGCCCGACCACCCCCGCCCTGCGGGCCGCCGCCGTCGCCGCGTCGCTGCTCGCCCTGGCGCCCGGCACCGCGCATCTGCTCTGGGCGGCGGGCTCGACGGCCGGCCTCACCCCGGACCGGGTGGCCGGGCGGGACAGCGGCTTCCACGTGCTGGAGGCGGTGTACGTGCTGTGGATCGCGGTGGCCGTGGCCGGGGTCCTGCTGCTGGCCTTCCGCCGGTCCGCACTGCCGCTGCGGGTGCCGCTCGCGCTGGCGTGGGGCGGGTCCGGGGCGACGGCCTGCTGGGGCGGCTGGCTCTGCCTGGCCGCGCTGGGCTCGGCCGGGGAGGGCGCGGAAACGGCCACGCCCGGCATGGTGCTCACCTACGCTGTGCAGATGCTGGTCGGAACGCTGGTGGTGACCCTCGGCGCGTACTTCCTCGCGGAACGCGCGGCCGGGACGCGAGGCGCCCCGGCATGACCCCGCTGATAGCCCGGCTGGCGGGCCGCCGTGCCCGGCTGCGGTGGCTGCATCTGATCATCGGCGGCGCCCTGCTGATGCCGTACTTCCTGGTCGGCACGGTGGCCGTCGGCTTGTACGCGCCCGGCGTCAACCCCTTCACCTCGCTCCCCGCCCAGCTCGCCGCCTTCGGCGTTGCCCTGCCAATGGCCGCCGTCACCGCGCTGCTCCCCACCGCCCGGCCGCTCTCGGTGGCCGCTGCCCGCGCCCTGTGCGGGCTCGCCCCGGACCGGCCGCTCGCGGACGGGCCCGCCGCCTCCCGCCAGGCGCGGGCGCGCTCGGCCGCCTGGTTCACGCTGCACGTGGGGCTCGGCGGGATCATCAGCGGGATGACACTGGCACTCGTCCCGTTCGCGGTCTGCGTGGCGGCGCTGCCGTTCGTCCCGGCCCTGCGCGAATCAGCCCTGGACGCCCGCCCGGCCCTGGACCACACCTGGGTCCTGGCCGTCGCGCCCCCGGCCGGGGCGGCCATGCTCGTCGCGCTGGCCGGGTGCGCGGCGGCGGCCGGGGCGCTGCTCGCGAACCGGGCGCCCGTGCTGCTCGGCCCCACCCCGGACGACCGGCTGGCCGCCGCCGAGCGCCGGGCCGCCGAACTGGCCGTGCGCAACCGGCTCGCCCGGGAGCTGCACGACTCGGTGGGCCACGCGCTGAGCGCCGTCACCCTCCAGGCGGGGGCCGCCCGCCGGGTCCTGGACAGCGACCCCGGGTTCGTCCGGGAGGCGCTCGCCGCGATCGAGGAGACCACGCGGCGCACGGTCGGCGAACTCGACGCGGTCCTCGGCCTGTTGCGGCAGGACGGCGACGGGTCCGACGCGCTCGCGGGCCCCGGGCTCGACGCGCTCGGCGGGCTGCTCGCCCGGTGCGGGGTGCCCGTGCGCTACGAGGCCGACGGCGACC
Proteins encoded in this window:
- a CDS encoding aminotransferase class V-fold PLP-dependent enzyme; this encodes MTISPLSRAVAAEFAPETTYLNTSTCGLLPRRTVDAVKTLAEEGASGRRNGSGDFEAVDRARDGFARLVGVGADRVAVGSSVVAHVGLIAASLPPGSEVLAPEGEFSSVVSPFAIRGDLDMRYVPLDGLAEAVRPSTALVAFSSVQSADGRRAGLDAVRAAAAAHGARTLLDATQSAGWLPLDAGAFDYTVTGGFKYLLCPRGTSFLTVTEEAQEAVRPVDVGMAASEDPWGSVYGPVTKLAADAHRYDEPPVYLAYHGAEHSLALLHEIGVDALHDHALALADRFRAGVTALGHEPVEADTVVVAVPGLGDRAPELQRAGVLVAGRAGNLRASFHLYNTEADVDRALQVLAG
- a CDS encoding DsbA family oxidoreductase, with protein sequence MRVEIWSDIACPWCYVGKARFEKGLAGFAHRDDVEVVHRSFELDPGRAKADTELVTDMLARKYGRTPDEVRSMEANVAANARAEGLGYLTEGRDHGSTFDIHRLLHLAKARGRQEELLTLAYRANFAEERSVFDDAVLLDLAVEAGLDAEEARAVLADPKAYADEVRADEQEAAELGANAVPFFVFDRRYGISGGQPAEVFAQALEQAWKDRPVTAAADAAACDAEGACEVPGAAARNA
- a CDS encoding GNAT family N-acetyltransferase, coding for MIRTATQDDLDAIVTLHTEARATYYSGHLAEEEYAGPAEVGRSREGWARAVDREDATVLVAEEDGALVGIAAHSVRDGWTYLTQLHVSPAHWREGVGSALHLACVADWQRRGVTRARLEVFEPNKRAQAFYSACGWVADPETPRHGDHLVLRLAVREAPGRG
- a CDS encoding DUF1349 domain-containing protein, which encodes MNLPELPFALRPYGPEGGWTYENGTLTGRAGARQDRFVPPGGDGLEPASDAPRLLGAAPAGDFQLVARVKVGFAAAFDAGVLYLHTGDREWAKLCLELSPERPTICTVVTRGHSDDVNSSVVDGDTHWLRLSRTGHAFAFHASADGEKWTFVRVFTLGTPEQAATASVGFLAQSPTGEGCEVTFDRIAFREEGLADLRDGS
- a CDS encoding aldehyde dehydrogenase (NADP(+)), translating into MAAAPVWSVDPRTGNPREQVAVEATAEEVDRAVRAAHAVRGSLADRTMRAAFLRTAAELLTEAGDHVIEAADAETALGPARLTGELARTAAQLRAFAEVVDEGAFLDIHIDHADATRTPPWPDLRRYKIPLGVVAVYAASNFPLAFSVPGGDTASALAAGCPVVVKAHPDHPATSELCASVLRRAAARTGLPEDVVTLVHGFEAGVALVRHPLVAAAGFTGSVRGGRALFDAAAARPAPIPFHGELGSLNPVVVTGAAAAERGEEIGAGLAGSMTMGAGQFCTKPGFVLVPEGAGGDRLLKALTEAVSDTEAGVLLDHRMRDAFLAGVTERAALPGVEAPVTPGAGGEHTVAAGFLTVPARELTAEGPHDALLEECFGPVTVVARYTSEDEITAVLSRLPGNLTATLHIATEEAGGAAADLLAALTPLAGRVLVNGWPTGVAVAPAQHHGGPYPATTSTSTSVGATAIERWLRPVSYQTTPEALLPPELREDNPLGLPRRVDGRPA
- a CDS encoding IclR family transcriptional regulator, with the protein product MSVPESGGAQVKSAVRTVELLEYFAGRPGMHSLAAVQEAVGYPKSSLYMLLRTLVELGWVETDATGTRYGIGVRALLVGTSYIDGDEVVAAARPTLDRLSDDTTETIHLARLDGTNVVYLATRQSQHYLRPFTRVGRRLPAHSTSLGKALLATYSDEQVRKMLPETLPALTEHTLTDREKLIEELHQIREQGYAVDREENTLGLRCFGVAVPYRTPARDAISCSVPVARLTPAHEQTVKDALFDARDRLTLATRRL
- a CDS encoding sensor histidine kinase, with the translated sequence MTPLIARLAGRRARLRWLHLIIGGALLMPYFLVGTVAVGLYAPGVNPFTSLPAQLAAFGVALPMAAVTALLPTARPLSVAAARALCGLAPDRPLADGPAASRQARARSAAWFTLHVGLGGIISGMTLALVPFAVCVAALPFVPALRESALDARPALDHTWVLAVAPPAGAAMLVALAGCAAAAGALLANRAPVLLGPTPDDRLAAAERRAAELAVRNRLARELHDSVGHALSAVTLQAGAARRVLDSDPGFVREALAAIEETTRRTVGELDAVLGLLRQDGDGSDALAGPGLDALGGLLARCGVPVRYEADGDPGAVPGPVSAEAYRIVQEGLSNALRHGVPGSPVRLRVGVGPRELTLVLDSALPPRPPVARPGGGRGLTGVKERALLLGGATEAGPRDDGVWRLAARLPLHAPAKEPR